A region of Domibacillus sp. DTU_2020_1001157_1_SI_ALB_TIR_016 DNA encodes the following proteins:
- a CDS encoding MEDS domain-containing protein, whose protein sequence is MLIEKKPELKSALETINGHIFYSFQDPNKYLENAITYVVSGIEQGSHILMVENQRFLSLLQQKLKPILNKEQLSRIHYTNNFDFYFTNGTFNPVVVFDHFAKSLKPHLERSETVRTWGHVEWRDLQDAYREVEQYEQNIDKLIVLNDITSVCAYRTGRITKEFKNALLQCHQFFMTDDEIVLI, encoded by the coding sequence ATGTTAATAGAAAAAAAGCCAGAACTAAAAAGTGCTTTAGAGACAATCAACGGGCATATCTTTTATTCTTTTCAAGATCCAAATAAGTATTTAGAAAATGCGATCACCTACGTGGTCTCAGGCATTGAACAGGGCAGCCATATTTTAATGGTTGAAAACCAGAGATTTCTCTCCCTTCTTCAGCAAAAACTGAAACCAATCTTAAATAAAGAGCAGCTGTCCCGCATTCATTACACCAATAATTTTGATTTTTATTTTACGAATGGAACATTCAATCCTGTCGTCGTATTCGATCATTTTGCGAAGTCCTTAAAACCCCATCTTGAAAGAAGTGAGACAGTTCGAACGTGGGGACACGTGGAGTGGAGAGATCTTCAGGATGCATACCGGGAAGTAGAGCAGTATGAACAAAATATAGATAAATTAATTGTTTTGAATGATATTACATCAGTATGTGCTTATAGGACGGGCAGAATAACAAAGGAATTTAAAAATGCTCTTTTGCAGTGCCATCAATTTTTCATGACAGATGATGAAATAGTTCTAATTTAA
- a CDS encoding DHA2 family efflux MFS transporter permease subunit: MKKQYNTRAILASLLICGFVGMFSETALNIAMTNLMDVFQISAATAQWLTTGFLLTLGILMPMSGLLLQRFTTRQLFTGSLVSLILGTLIAALAFNFEMLMFARVLQAAGMGLLLPLMFNTILVIYPPEKRGAAMGFVGLVIMFAPATGPTIGGLLIEYLTWHYIFWLSLPFLVIGLLVGLKYLENVTDVTKPRIDLLSVALSTIGFGGVVFGFSKAGEGSEGWGSAVVVTSIVVGIVALVLFILRQNAMRDPMMNLSVFKYPMFVVGLLLILSCMLIMMSSMIILPMFLQTGAGLSVFTAGLMLLPGSALNGILSPRMGRLFDKYGPKWLVIPGLVIVAIMLWFFTTLSPASSVAFIVALHIGLMVGVGMIWMPAQTNGLNQLPPELYPHGTAVMNTLQQVVGAIGTAVAISILTGGMERYLHGSSAPAKQAEMANAITAGSQNVFLFTMIIALIGLVIAFFIRRVVVSREAVHSPH; this comes from the coding sequence ATGAAGAAGCAATACAATACGCGTGCCATCTTGGCATCGCTGCTTATCTGCGGTTTTGTCGGCATGTTTAGCGAGACCGCTCTAAATATAGCAATGACTAATTTAATGGACGTGTTCCAAATTTCAGCCGCAACCGCACAGTGGTTAACAACCGGTTTCCTGCTGACTCTTGGTATTTTAATGCCGATGAGCGGGCTGCTGCTGCAGAGGTTTACAACGAGACAGCTGTTCACAGGTTCGCTCGTAAGCTTAATTCTAGGTACGCTCATTGCGGCGCTCGCGTTCAATTTTGAAATGTTGATGTTCGCCCGGGTTTTACAGGCGGCAGGCATGGGGTTATTGCTCCCGCTCATGTTCAATACGATTCTTGTGATATACCCGCCGGAAAAGCGGGGAGCGGCGATGGGATTCGTTGGACTTGTGATCATGTTCGCGCCAGCAACCGGCCCGACCATTGGCGGTCTATTAATCGAGTATTTAACATGGCATTATATCTTCTGGTTATCGCTTCCGTTTTTGGTTATTGGGTTGTTGGTAGGGCTGAAGTACTTGGAAAATGTCACCGATGTCACGAAGCCTCGGATCGATCTGCTGTCTGTCGCATTGTCAACGATCGGCTTTGGAGGAGTTGTCTTCGGCTTCAGTAAGGCAGGCGAAGGATCTGAAGGCTGGGGCAGCGCAGTTGTGGTCACTTCAATCGTCGTTGGGATCGTCGCGCTGGTGCTGTTCATACTGCGGCAGAACGCTATGCGCGATCCGATGATGAATCTGAGCGTTTTCAAGTACCCAATGTTCGTCGTTGGGCTGCTCCTGATACTGTCGTGTATGTTGATTATGATGTCGAGCATGATTATCCTGCCGATGTTTCTGCAGACGGGTGCAGGTCTGTCTGTTTTCACTGCGGGACTCATGCTTTTGCCGGGCAGCGCGCTGAACGGTATCCTCTCCCCGCGTATGGGGCGCCTGTTCGATAAATATGGGCCGAAATGGCTCGTTATTCCCGGACTCGTGATCGTTGCAATCATGTTATGGTTCTTTACGACCCTGTCTCCTGCTTCTTCAGTGGCCTTTATCGTGGCTTTGCATATCGGGCTCATGGTGGGGGTAGGCATGATATGGATGCCTGCTCAAACGAACGGGCTCAATCAATTGCCGCCGGAGCTATACCCGCACGGCACGGCAGTCATGAACACATTGCAGCAGGTCGTGGGCGCGATTGGAACAGCGGTCGCTATTAGTATCCTTACGGGCGGTATGGAGAGATACTTGCACGGCTCCTCCGCTCCGGCTAAACAGGCCGAAATGGCAAACGCGATAACGGCTGGATCACAAAACGTGTTCTTGTTCACGATGATTATAGCACTGATTGGCTTGGTCATAGCGTTCTTCATTCGCCGCGTCGTAGTCAGCCGCGAAGCGGTGCATTCGCCACATTGA
- a CDS encoding DUF2798 domain-containing protein: MPTNKKEGIIFGLFICFGMVLIMSVYNTALHGFSTFTAGSAVVQFLVTLIIAFVLESFVEPIARKIALSLPYNKSKEINFILALSCCMVPAMGLIMSVYGLALTAFISGIKGSIFTAYLKTVSLNFVVALPAQLLIVGPISRWLLTKYVKPSTQKAKLSV, from the coding sequence TTGCCTACTAATAAAAAAGAGGGCATTATTTTTGGGCTGTTTATATGTTTTGGAATGGTTCTCATTATGTCCGTTTACAACACAGCTTTACATGGATTTTCAACATTTACAGCAGGAAGTGCAGTGGTTCAGTTTCTTGTCACACTGATTATTGCCTTTGTCTTAGAATCATTTGTGGAGCCGATCGCACGTAAAATTGCTTTATCACTCCCTTATAACAAATCAAAAGAAATCAACTTTATTCTGGCACTTTCCTGTTGTATGGTTCCTGCGATGGGTTTAATCATGTCTGTATACGGACTTGCTTTAACAGCGTTCATATCAGGAATTAAAGGTTCGATTTTCACAGCCTATCTTAAAACAGTTAGTTTAAATTTTGTCGTGGCACTCCCAGCGCAGTTACTTATTGTTGGGCCAATCTCACGCTGGCTATTAACTAAATACGTTAAACCATCCACGCAAAAAGCAAAACTAAGCGTGTAA
- a CDS encoding STAS domain-containing protein — MSIYGKIPENISPLHALDSIGETIILADKDYNVVWMNAQAHQVLSTVAPLFGLTSSHDMIGLNMSRFHRKPEQQKKFMDELSGSHRARITIRDQFVADIVITPIQKGSQPVEGFVVMLMDVTTKAEEEKEKEKLIKALSTPILKIWSNAIALPLIGEFSVNRFDLLISSILEECSANQIEFVLLNLSELYTFDNEVEYQMQKLIDCVNLIGSQCILVGIPPALARLMTHLNRNILIFSTTYEGLKYIIEADNEQ; from the coding sequence ATGAGTATATACGGAAAAATACCGGAAAATATTTCTCCTCTGCATGCGTTAGACAGTATAGGAGAAACGATTATTCTTGCAGACAAAGATTATAATGTAGTATGGATGAATGCTCAGGCCCACCAGGTTCTTTCAACGGTGGCTCCTTTATTTGGACTGACAAGCAGTCATGACATGATTGGGTTAAACATGAGTCGTTTTCATCGCAAACCAGAACAGCAGAAAAAATTTATGGACGAGCTCTCCGGCTCCCATCGAGCTCGCATTACCATACGTGACCAGTTCGTTGCAGATATTGTGATTACGCCGATACAAAAAGGCAGCCAGCCTGTTGAAGGATTTGTCGTGATGCTTATGGATGTGACGACGAAGGCAGAGGAAGAAAAAGAGAAGGAAAAGCTGATTAAGGCTTTGTCCACTCCTATATTGAAGATATGGAGTAATGCCATTGCATTGCCTTTGATCGGTGAGTTTAGCGTAAACCGGTTCGACTTATTAATTTCCTCCATATTAGAAGAATGCAGTGCTAACCAGATTGAGTTTGTGTTATTAAACCTGAGTGAGTTGTATACATTTGACAATGAAGTAGAATATCAAATGCAAAAATTGATTGATTGCGTAAATTTAATTGGCTCTCAATGTATTCTCGTCGGTATTCCTCCTGCACTGGCCAGATTAATGACCCATTTAAATAGGAATATATTGATATTCAGCACAACATATGAGGGCTTAAAATATATTATAGAAGCCGACAATGAGCAGTAA
- a CDS encoding response regulator transcription factor, translated as MVKILLVDDEQRMLDLIALYLEPHHYTCLKARNGEEALSLMKKEAIDLVMLDIMMPGMDGWAVCREIRSFSAVPIIMLTARQQEEDVVKGLRLGADDYVTKPFGEQELLARIEALLRRSVPSKNIQINGLKWDEEQFEVSYEGKSVRLTRKEFSLLGILMRHPNKVFERGHLLELVWGYDTETEGRTVDSHVRNIREKIREAGFPIDDHFQTVWGIGYKWVK; from the coding sequence ATGGTAAAAATTTTATTAGTTGATGATGAGCAGCGGATGCTCGATTTGATTGCCCTTTACTTGGAACCACACCACTACACATGTTTGAAAGCCAGAAATGGTGAGGAAGCTCTGTCATTGATGAAAAAGGAAGCAATTGACCTTGTTATGCTGGACATTATGATGCCAGGTATGGACGGATGGGCAGTATGCAGGGAAATTCGCTCTTTCTCCGCCGTGCCCATTATCATGCTTACGGCCCGCCAGCAGGAAGAAGATGTCGTCAAAGGTCTTAGGCTTGGAGCAGATGACTATGTAACCAAACCTTTTGGTGAACAGGAGCTTCTTGCCCGGATCGAGGCACTTTTGCGGAGAAGCGTTCCATCAAAGAACATTCAGATAAACGGCCTGAAGTGGGATGAAGAACAGTTTGAAGTCTCTTATGAGGGGAAATCCGTTCGCTTAACGCGAAAAGAGTTTTCCCTGCTCGGTATTTTAATGAGGCACCCAAATAAAGTATTTGAACGTGGCCACCTGTTAGAACTGGTGTGGGGTTACGATACCGAAACAGAAGGGCGGACGGTTGACTCCCATGTGCGGAATATCCGAGAAAAAATCCGTGAAGCTGGATTTCCTATTGATGACCATTTTCAAACAGTCTGGGGAATTGGGTATAAATGGGTAAAATAA
- a CDS encoding HAMP domain-containing sensor histidine kinase gives MFTKLSLKIGFLFFACILLIESLLFYTLYVTLVNDRVDEVMESLLARGETHSAVLASSFEEETLEHVGMMEAASSLIVIVTDAKGQVLIHSDPIEPEMKAVIDNTNFLSMPAGGKVVETHWNEKRYIASDSPVMKDGDHLGHVFMFSGTEGIARMVENLQQQFFWIGVMTVALTVVTIMGLSRLITLPLIRMKKATEQLSLGNHHVNLMIDRNDELGELAASITKLSQDLDQLKKSRHEFLGSISHELRTPLTYIKGYSDILNRPGLSESEKEKYAAVIQEETARLTGFIQELFELAKMDRHEFHIFKKEESLDVLLESTVHFVSAAFEREGKSLSVSGDKDIRVLIDMERMQQVLLNLLDNARKYSEAGSLVSIIVSEKKDEVMIQVRDEGIGIPKKEIPLIFDRLYRVEKSRSRESGGFGIGLSIAKEIVEAHGGLLEIHSEVGIGTEATIRLKCKEDQNGKNFIS, from the coding sequence GTGTTTACAAAATTATCATTAAAAATAGGTTTCTTATTTTTTGCCTGCATCCTGCTGATTGAATCACTTTTGTTTTATACATTGTATGTCACGCTGGTAAATGACCGGGTGGACGAAGTAATGGAGAGTTTGCTGGCAAGAGGAGAAACACACAGCGCTGTCTTAGCATCCAGCTTTGAAGAAGAAACGTTAGAACATGTAGGAATGATGGAAGCTGCATCGAGTCTCATTGTAATTGTGACAGACGCAAAAGGGCAGGTTTTAATCCACTCTGACCCAATTGAACCGGAGATGAAAGCAGTGATAGATAATACGAATTTTTTATCCATGCCTGCCGGCGGTAAAGTAGTTGAAACACATTGGAATGAAAAAAGATACATTGCCTCAGATAGTCCAGTAATGAAAGATGGGGATCATCTTGGACATGTGTTTATGTTTTCGGGCACAGAAGGTATTGCACGAATGGTGGAGAATCTGCAGCAGCAGTTTTTCTGGATAGGCGTTATGACAGTAGCGTTAACTGTAGTAACGATTATGGGGTTGTCAAGGCTGATTACGCTCCCGCTTATTCGAATGAAAAAAGCGACGGAACAGCTGAGCCTTGGCAATCACCATGTAAACTTGATGATTGACCGGAATGACGAACTGGGTGAGTTGGCGGCTTCGATTACGAAGCTATCACAGGATCTTGATCAATTGAAAAAGAGTCGGCATGAATTTCTGGGCAGCATTTCACATGAACTGCGCACACCGTTAACCTACATAAAAGGCTACTCGGACATTTTAAACCGACCCGGCTTGTCTGAAAGCGAAAAAGAGAAATATGCTGCCGTTATTCAGGAAGAAACGGCTCGTTTAACAGGCTTTATTCAAGAGCTGTTTGAACTGGCTAAAATGGATCGCCATGAATTTCACATTTTTAAAAAAGAAGAGTCCCTGGATGTCTTGCTTGAATCTACAGTGCATTTTGTCAGCGCCGCTTTTGAACGGGAAGGAAAATCACTATCAGTATCAGGAGATAAAGATATTCGCGTATTGATCGATATGGAGCGGATGCAGCAGGTGCTGCTCAATCTGCTCGACAATGCACGTAAATATTCAGAGGCGGGTTCGCTTGTATCTATCATTGTATCCGAAAAGAAAGATGAAGTGATGATTCAAGTGAGAGATGAAGGTATCGGCATTCCAAAAAAAGAGATACCACTTATCTTTGACCGTCTGTATCGTGTGGAGAAATCACGATCGAGAGAAAGCGGTGGATTTGGCATCGGCTTATCGATTGCAAAAGAAATTGTCGAAGCACATGGCGGACTTCTTGAAATTCATAGCGAAGTGGGAATTGGCACGGAAGCAACAATTCGGCTTAAATGCAAGGAGGATCAAAATGGTAAAAATTTTATTAGTTGA
- a CDS encoding YdhK family protein: MNKKTGKLLGTALFASFLLAACGDTEEANVESEAQPAEQMEEEDAHSGHNMNHSGSGEVPEGLEEAANPAYPVGSTAIIQHGHMDGMEGAEAKIVDAYDTTVYTVSYTPANGGDPVEDHKWVIHEEIEDAGDKPFAAGDEVTLAADHMEGMKGASAMVDSAVNTTVYMIDFTTTDGEKVTNHKWVTEDELTAK, encoded by the coding sequence ATGAACAAAAAAACAGGAAAATTACTTGGCACAGCACTCTTCGCCTCATTTTTGCTTGCAGCCTGCGGTGACACAGAAGAAGCAAATGTGGAGTCCGAAGCCCAACCAGCGGAGCAAATGGAAGAGGAAGATGCACATTCCGGCCATAACATGAATCATTCTGGCAGCGGCGAGGTTCCAGAAGGATTAGAGGAAGCAGCAAACCCTGCTTATCCAGTCGGTTCTACAGCCATCATTCAACATGGCCATATGGATGGCATGGAAGGCGCGGAAGCCAAAATTGTTGATGCGTATGATACGACAGTGTACACCGTTTCATATACACCAGCAAATGGCGGCGATCCGGTTGAAGACCATAAGTGGGTCATTCATGAAGAAATTGAGGATGCCGGTGATAAGCCTTTTGCAGCTGGAGACGAAGTGACGCTTGCAGCGGATCACATGGAAGGTATGAAAGGTGCTTCAGCCATGGTCGATTCTGCGGTTAATACCACTGTGTACATGATTGATTTCACTACAACAGATGGTGAAAAAGTGACGAATCACAAATGGGTAACAGAGGATGAATTAACTGCTAAATAA
- a CDS encoding site-specific integrase, which produces MAVKQGQNTVNPIRDLEQIQIIKEYLLHQSYRDYFLFTFGINSGLRINDILKLRVIDVQNTDYLQVKEKKTNQTRKVRMTSVLKQEIEKYTRQMADSDLLFPSRKGTGPIGRETAWRIINNAAQVCGIEGATGTHSMRKTFGYHFYQQTKDVATLQQIFGHSAPSVTLRYIGVTPETADQLLEQFCL; this is translated from the coding sequence TTGGCAGTAAAACAAGGACAAAATACGGTAAATCCAATTCGAGACCTCGAACAAATCCAGATAATAAAAGAATATCTTCTTCATCAATCTTACCGGGATTACTTTTTATTTACCTTTGGCATTAACTCAGGATTGCGTATTAATGATATCTTAAAGCTTCGGGTCATAGACGTACAAAACACTGATTACTTGCAGGTTAAAGAGAAAAAAACGAACCAGACCCGAAAAGTCCGCATGACAAGTGTGCTAAAACAAGAAATAGAAAAATATACACGTCAGATGGCAGATTCTGATCTTTTATTTCCTTCTCGAAAAGGCACCGGCCCCATCGGGCGTGAAACAGCATGGCGGATCATTAATAATGCTGCACAGGTTTGCGGCATTGAGGGAGCGACCGGCACGCATTCCATGCGCAAAACGTTTGGCTACCACTTTTACCAGCAAACAAAAGATGTGGCCACCCTTCAGCAAATCTTTGGCCATTCAGCCCCATCGGTCACACTTCGCTACATCGGGGTTACTCCTGAAACGGCAGATCAGCTGCTTGAGCAATTTTGTCTATAA
- a CDS encoding STAS domain-containing protein, whose protein sequence is MEEKFQPSFKLQAFFEINNQKFEEKLLEEAVNVKNKIDEILSIGNINLVNNAHKLVVYILDGKVEELELFAKQEGIAWATHSIDLSFKLEWVQAIRRTIWNFIEQYNDLTDEQVTSNFFRLEKEINNQVDAFLNAFFISYSTYKDSLIRAHRKLVENLSVPIIPINNSVCILPVIGSVDMFRTSILEEKVLTEIGVSRIQTLIMDLSGIADMEPQVIDHLTKIIDGTSLMGCNTVITGLRAEVVRKMIHMGRSFDPGTKTLGTLQQALKEYLIS, encoded by the coding sequence ATGGAAGAGAAATTTCAGCCTTCATTTAAACTACAAGCCTTCTTCGAGATAAACAATCAGAAATTTGAAGAAAAGTTATTAGAAGAGGCTGTCAATGTTAAAAACAAAATCGATGAAATTTTATCCATTGGCAATATTAACCTTGTTAATAATGCTCATAAGCTGGTTGTTTATATTCTTGATGGAAAAGTAGAAGAACTTGAATTGTTTGCCAAACAGGAAGGTATAGCATGGGCCACTCATTCCATTGACCTATCCTTCAAATTAGAGTGGGTGCAGGCCATCCGCAGAACGATATGGAACTTTATAGAACAGTATAACGACTTAACAGATGAACAGGTAACGTCGAATTTTTTTCGTTTGGAGAAAGAAATTAATAATCAAGTCGATGCGTTTCTAAATGCCTTTTTTATTAGTTACTCTACATATAAGGATTCTCTAATTAGAGCTCATAGAAAGCTGGTTGAAAATCTATCCGTTCCTATTATTCCAATTAACAATTCTGTTTGTATCCTCCCTGTGATTGGTTCGGTTGATATGTTTCGAACGTCTATTCTTGAGGAAAAGGTTTTAACCGAAATCGGGGTATCACGTATCCAGACTTTGATCATGGATTTATCGGGAATCGCAGATATGGAACCTCAGGTCATAGATCATTTAACGAAAATTATTGATGGCACTTCCCTCATGGGATGTAACACAGTCATTACAGGTTTAAGAGCAGAAGTAGTAAGAAAAATGATACATATGGGACGCTCATTTGATCCTGGCACAAAAACACTGGGCACGCTGCAGCAAGCATTAAAAGAATATTTAATAAGCTAG
- a CDS encoding phosphoribosylaminoimidazolecarboxamide formyltransferase — protein MEEVLMRYGINPNQGSAKVKSFKKLPFKVLNGEPSYINLLDAFNSYQLVRELKLAIGEPAAASFKHVSPSGAAIYSPLSNELAKSYFVDDMELSPLATAYSRARGTDRMSSFGDCAALSDKVDLSVAKLLKREVSDMIVAPAFDDDALEILKSKKKGKYLIIEIDPKYEPEPIEERTLFGVTLVQERNNLLITEKILNNIVTENKYLPDSAKRDLLISAITLKYTQSNSVCFAKDGQTIGVGAGQQSRIHCTRLAATKSENWYLRQHPIALAMKFREGVPHTVQNNAIDKWLCDDLTVPERKAWEECFVEVPHKLTDNEKREYLNGLKEISFASDAYLPFRDNIDCVSQSGAKYILQTGGSLRDKEVIDAANEYGIVMAFSGVRLFHH, from the coding sequence ATGGAAGAAGTATTAATGCGGTATGGTATTAATCCCAATCAAGGTAGTGCAAAAGTCAAATCATTTAAAAAGTTACCTTTTAAAGTTCTTAATGGAGAGCCAAGCTATATTAATTTACTAGATGCTTTTAACTCTTATCAACTTGTAAGGGAACTTAAATTAGCAATAGGAGAACCTGCGGCAGCGTCTTTTAAACACGTAAGTCCTTCAGGAGCTGCCATATATAGTCCATTAAGTAATGAACTAGCTAAGTCTTATTTTGTTGATGATATGGAATTATCTCCTCTTGCAACTGCTTATTCAAGGGCGAGAGGAACAGATCGAATGTCCTCCTTTGGTGATTGTGCAGCTCTAAGTGATAAAGTTGATCTTTCTGTTGCTAAACTCTTAAAAAGAGAAGTCTCTGATATGATTGTGGCACCTGCTTTTGATGATGATGCCTTGGAAATCCTAAAGTCTAAGAAAAAAGGAAAGTACCTTATTATTGAGATTGATCCAAAATATGAGCCTGAACCGATAGAGGAAAGAACTTTGTTTGGGGTTACCCTTGTTCAGGAAAGAAATAATCTGCTAATAACAGAGAAGATATTAAATAATATAGTGACTGAAAACAAATATTTACCCGATTCGGCAAAGAGAGATTTATTAATTTCTGCAATAACACTAAAGTATACGCAATCCAATTCTGTATGTTTTGCGAAAGATGGGCAGACGATTGGTGTGGGAGCAGGACAACAATCTCGGATTCATTGTACGAGACTGGCTGCAACAAAATCAGAAAACTGGTATTTAAGGCAACACCCAATAGCTCTTGCGATGAAATTCCGTGAAGGAGTTCCACATACTGTACAAAATAATGCAATAGATAAGTGGCTTTGTGATGATCTCACAGTACCAGAAAGAAAAGCTTGGGAAGAGTGTTTTGTTGAGGTACCTCATAAGCTTACTGATAACGAAAAAAGAGAATATTTAAATGGATTAAAAGAAATCTCGTTTGCTTCGGACGCATATTTACCTTTCCGAGATAATATTGATTGTGTTTCACAAAGTGGTGCCAAGTATATTTTACAAACGGGTGGCTCATTACGGGATAAGGAAGTTATTGATGCGGCTAACGAATACGGTATTGTAATGGCGTTCTCTGGGGTACGCTTATTCCATCATTAA
- a CDS encoding DUF4256 domain-containing protein, giving the protein MTKRNKGLSLEQLEELLRTLKARFEKNMNRHKGLEWAKVRAKLEANSEKLWSLNEMEATGGEPDVVGYDKKTGEYIFYDCSAESPKGRRSVCYDREALESRKKHKPENSAIDMATAMGIELLTEEQYRELQKLEDFDIKTSNWVQTPANIRKLGGAIFCDRRYDTVFMYHNGAESYYAARGFRGSLRV; this is encoded by the coding sequence ATGACGAAGAGAAATAAGGGGTTGTCCCTAGAACAGCTTGAAGAACTACTCAGAACTTTGAAAGCCCGTTTTGAGAAAAACATGAACCGCCATAAAGGTCTTGAATGGGCTAAAGTACGAGCTAAGCTCGAAGCTAATAGTGAAAAACTGTGGTCGCTCAATGAAATGGAAGCAACTGGCGGTGAACCGGATGTTGTTGGCTATGATAAAAAGACGGGCGAATACATTTTTTATGATTGTTCAGCGGAAAGCCCTAAAGGTCGCAGAAGTGTTTGTTACGACCGTGAAGCGCTGGAGTCCAGGAAAAAACACAAACCAGAAAATAGCGCTATTGATATGGCAACTGCCATGGGCATTGAACTTTTAACGGAAGAACAATACCGGGAGCTGCAGAAGCTTGAAGATTTCGATATAAAAACGTCGAACTGGGTGCAAACACCTGCTAATATTAGAAAACTCGGTGGGGCCATCTTTTGTGATCGTCGCTACGACACTGTCTTTATGTACCACAATGGAGCAGAATCCTACTATGCTGCAAGGGGTTTCCGTGGCTCACTAAGGGTCTAA